From the genome of Nicotiana tabacum cultivar K326 chromosome 17, ASM71507v2, whole genome shotgun sequence:
GGCGACCCCTGTTCCAGCGGAGAGGCGCTCGTCGCTAACGTGTGCCAGGACTTGTTCCAAGTTGTTACGTAACGAATTGGCTGTGGCTTCGTTCGTTTGTGCTAAGTCCCTCCACAGTTGATTTTCAACGTGAAGACTCTTCACTCTTTCTTGTAAAACCAAATTAATCTTCCCCATTCTCTGTATTTGTTCatctttttcattcatttttttcatCACCCTTTCACCAATCGTTGAGACCAGCATTCTCGCTTGCTGTTTCTGTTGTTCTTCTAGTTCCAATCTTATCTTTTTGGtctgtaaataaataaataaaccacATCAGCACATAAGAAATGATAAAAAAAGAGCCCCTTTTTtcaaattgtgatatattttaAGAAAAACTTACATGATGAGAAATAATGGAGTTGATATCCAACTGATACTGTTGAACGAGCGGCAAAACGTCATCACCGACAAATGATTGTTTTTGAGGGCCGGTAGCAAAAGCAGTACTACATGTAGCGAACTGATGATTGAGTGAATCTCTTGAACGTTTCCTCGGAGCGACATCAGTTGTCGGCAGATTAAAGGTAAGGCCACTGTCAGTGTTCATCGATGTCTTCGGCTGAACAGAATCGCAAACAAAAGTTTGATGAATGGGCAACAAGTTTTCTGACATTGGCATCGCAAGAGGTAAACCGGTACCCATCTGGGTATTATATGTAAATCCAGTCCCCAGATTAGAATTTACCAAATTCTCTGCAATTTTCTCTGAAACCCCCATCTGGGTATTATACCTATTTGAGATGATTTGCTGTTGCTGAAGAGGAAAAAGATTGAGATGTCTTGCTTCAACATCCATGAAAAACCTCTTTGATCTCTGATTCTTTACCTTTCGTTTTGGTTTCAAATTGTTCTTTAGAGAAGAGATATATGGGGAGAATGTGGAGAGAAAGGAAAAGGGAAGAGATAGCATGCAAATGGAGTTGGCGACTAGAGAAGCAAGAATGGCCTTTTGCCTTTATTTAAGCGTTTGGTTTTTGGACAGAGAGAGGATAAAGTCAAAGAAACCTAGAGAGAGAAAAGTCATAGATGTAGCGCGAATACCGATACGAAATGCTTTTGAAATTAGTAAAACTAAAGGGATTGCCTGCGTTTGCAACAACCATTCAATAGATCACTCAacttttttaataaattaatgacatcgagtttttttattatttaaatcagATTATGGGAAAAGTAGAATTAGGCGAATCATTCCAGATGTAGTGATAATTAATTGAATAGATCCACTTTTGTGCATCGAGCGCATTCTGCGTTCTACTTCTCGATCTACCTATGACTTCCCTGCATCCATACACTTGTGTCCAATTAATAAATTTCATGTGTGAACCTATGTAATTTCTTCTTCCACACAATTAACAACAACGACAATTGGTGGG
Proteins encoded in this window:
- the LOC107808826 gene encoding BOI-related E3 ubiquitin-protein ligase 1-like gives rise to the protein MLSLPFSFLSTFSPYISSLKNNLKPKRKVKNQRSKRFFMDVEARHLNLFPLQQQQIISNRYNTQMGVSEKIAENLVNSNLGTGFTYNTQMGTGLPLAMPMSENLLPIHQTFVCDSVQPKTSMNTDSGLTFNLPTTDVAPRKRSRDSLNHQFATCSTAFATGPQKQSFVGDDVLPLVQQYQLDINSIISHHTKKIRLELEEQQKQQARMLVSTIGERVMKKMNEKDEQIQRMGKINLVLQERVKSLHVENQLWRDLAQTNEATANSLRNNLEQVLAHVSDERLSAGTGVAAAAGVMEEDVESCCGSSDHGEEKEEEEEEVRTLAGEAQGKGEGKSKSNRMCRRCGEMESCVLLLPCRHLCLCTVCGSSLQQTCPVCNSNMNATVHVNMSS